Sequence from the Castanea sativa cultivar Marrone di Chiusa Pesio chromosome 12, ASM4071231v1 genome:
ttaaacctttcAGGTTTGATCAAtctacaaaagaaaagattctTGCCTTCCTTTTGCGTTCTGCTCTAAGCATGTCTAATTATGGAAAGGTTTGCACTCTATCTATTTTCACACATTTGTTTCTTCACACACTAGAACTTTCCTATATAAGTTTGGCAGGAAAGCAAGGTTAACTAGAGTTGATGTCTTTTGCAGCTAATGATTCTATCGTTACTCAAAGGAATCGGCAGTACCATTATGGTTTATAAGGATGTTTATTCAGTTTTAAGTTTACTTTTGGAAAGACGCAGTCGATGTTACTTTGACTTGGATAAGTCATGCCAGAAATTGTCAAAATCTGAAATTGAAATGCTATGCCTTCTGCTGGAGGTAAGTCAATGGATGTTTTTGAATGATTGTTTCGTTTGTCTGGTAATTGTGTTTAATTTCACTTCATAATATGCTGTATTAGATCTGTGCTGTGCCCTCTCTGTCTGGTGGATATGCTCTTGAAGACCATTTATTTCAGGCTTTGCGAGTAAGAAGTCACTTACAACTTGTACagattttattctaattttctGGACTTTGATGTTACCTTGCTCGTATTGACTTCTTATTTTGATCTCTTCAGTTGGACAGTATGGGCTCAGAAGACCCTGCTGTTATACAGCCCTGTATCACTGTTTTAAAGAAGCTCAATGGTGATCTATACACTGAGTTGAAGAAAGATATGCAGGTGAGCTTTTTTAATTAACCAGGACTTCGCACAGCATATTTCTTGGAAATCATGATTCTTGAATATATGTTTTGACATGCCACTACCAGCTAGTTATTATTAGGATGATTGTTCTGGTCCTTCTGGAGTCTGGATATGTATAGATACATATGAAATTCTgggaaaaaggagagaaaatagttataaaaaaaatttcagggtgccattatttaataaaagaaaataatattattttaggcCAACAGTTAACGACATGGTTCTTGTACCCATGATATGCTTTAAAATAATGCATGCCACTTAATCTATAATTAGAGTAACATAAAATTGTCACTATGCAATATACAAGCGATTGCAATGAtagaaaaatacatttttgatTTATAAATGCTTGAGGTAAGTGATTGTTGTCTTTTCTGATACCAGCTTAtataatttgtctttttttttttttatgacatacatatatatatattttatatcagATAGATGTTTGTTATGTTAAAAAGGAAATATGTACCCTGCTTGCGTTGTTCTATTTTTGTATCAAGTTTGCATGTAATGGTTGAATACTTGTacataaatcattaaaaaaggttaaagagtgatttctctttttaaattaaaaagactGAGTTTGTAGACTTTATGTGTTTAAAATGCATTAACTGCATAACTTTATCCCCTGCCCTTTTTACCCCCAATCTGTATTTTAAGTTtgttcattaaaatatttggaaTCTGccagaatctttttttttagcattattttttaagatataatTGCAATTTCTGgacaaaaaaattatcaagaatGACCTGTAGGCGTGAGTTTTTAATTACATGGGAGTAATCATTTCTTTGAAACACTGGGTATTTCTAATTACTCTTGTTAAGGGCtaaaaatctctcttcttttttggtcTGAGCAGGATCTTCTGTTTTATCGGCTTGTATTTTTATTTCGGAATGCTAATGGTGATGTACAAAATGCAACCAGAGAGGCCCTGCTGCGCCTAAATGTTTGTCTCttactctttaatttttttagtgtctTTTCTTTGTTGTAGTGCTTTCAGCATATTTTGTTATGCTATAGTTTTTCGAGCATATGAATTCTGTTGGttgaaggtttttttatttcatgCCACTTATTTACTTCAATTTTGGAGACTGCTAGTTGCGGGTGAGCTGCTCAGTTGCCCTTTATTTGGGAGGAGGGTGAGGGCGTGGGTTCAGGACCCACTGGGTGTGTGATAAATTGGAGACTGTTATTTGATAATCTGAGGGAGAAGAGGAATTACATTGTGATGGTCACAAACACTAATTGTTTATTGTGTGGTTGGTTTGTGCATGAAGGAGCTGAATTGGGCTTCTGTCCTGCTGTGCAAAAGATTAATATGGCTCTCAGAAGAATTGTTtcttaagattttaaaaattaaaatgcacaTGGAAGCCTTCACATGGGGAATTATGCAGATAAAATATTCTCAGAGGGTTATCTACTTCCTTTATAAGCTGCATATGATTTTTCCTTCTAAGAATAGAATATagcagataaaaaaaaatcctactgAGCAGCCCTGTTTTTTCTGTGTCCATCGTGCGTACCTACATACAAGTTGTTATTCatggttaaaaaaaacattatagtATGAAGCTTGATAGTTGTCACTTTACTGAGAGTTTTGAaggatatttatatttaaaattttaagatggtGACTATTTAATTCACGGTTTTTTGAGCTTGAAGGATAAGATATATACAAACAAAAGCATATCCCAAACAAAATTGTTGTttctatgtcaaatttttttgagtGGCCTGCCAATCTAgacttttgttttgtatccATAATTGCAATTTAATCTTCTTGAAAGCTTTTTACAATGTGAATCACGCTAGATGTTTCTTTGTTTCTAGAGTGACAGACTTTTCCACCAAAATCATCACACCATGCCTTTTTTATGTGTTGGGTGGGGCCCAAGTAGGGTGTGTGTGTGAGGgtgattttttgggtaaaaaaattgGTGGCTCTAGCAAAACTCTCTCAACTTTTTGTCTTGTATCATCTAGTTAATAGGATGGAAAAACTTCAAATGTATTTTCTGTGGGGCAGAATGGGCAGTGCCTTTAAGTTCATCTAGTTAATTGGGATACTTCTTGTGCTCTAATTAGCCAAATGGGGTTGGGTATCAAGAAACTCTTGGGCTTAAATAAAGCCTTGTTGGGAAAAATTGCTGTGGCGTTATATGCACAAAGTACTGGCATTGTGGAGAAAGTATATTCTAGGCGGTTGGGACAACCTCCTGTAGTTCATCAGATATAATATTGGTGGTGGCTCTAAAGTTCGGTTTTGGCATGATTAGTGGCAGGGGGAGGCTCTGCTTAAGGAGTTATCCCAACTTGTATCGTATTGCAAGAAATAGTGAGTCTGTAGTTGCCTCCTGGGCATGAGGATAAACCCCTTAGCCCAGTAGCGGTGAAAATCCCCTGGATTACCTGTTAACTAGTTCTAGAGGGTGgggtcaatttttttaattaatgaattatttacttatcaaaaaaaagaaaaattcccTCAAAGtctttgcttttttgtttgtttgagtaATGTAAACATAACTGATGCTTTAGATTTTGCAGATTTCTTGTTCTACTGTTGGGAAGATGCTTGATTTTGTATTCAAGCAGGAAAGTCTTGCAATTAGTTCAGTGAAtggcaagaaaaagaaatcaaatgtGCACAGTTGGTCCAATCTGTCTCCGGATGTGATATGTAAAGGAGAAGATGCACTCTCTTTTCTTAGCTCTCTTCTTGATTTTTTGCTACTGAAGAAAGACATAGCAGATAGGTATATGCTTTTATGAATGTGTCTAATTCTGGATTCTTTAAGTCATGCTGTTGGGGTTGGCATATTACTTGCCACTTCTAATGCCATGACCTTGTACATTCTCATACTAACTGGTTTCATGTTATTTGTTTCAGGGATTCTCTTATAGGACCCTTATTCAAGCCTCTTGGAAAAGTTTTTTCAGATGAGTGGATAGGTGGTACTCTTACTCGGGATGATAAGTTGGTCCAAGTATCGCCCAGCATTTCTCAGTCCATGTCCAGCACAATATGCTACATTCAACAGACACTGTTAATAATCTTGGAAGATATTTGTGCTTCACTCATCAATGCTGTTCCAATTAAGGTATGCCACCAATATTTCTGGATTTGGAAATTTAGGATGATTACGGCTTCTGTTGGTCTGCCATTTCAGTATTAATTCCTGTTTATTCTAATTACACGTGATACATTTTCATGGCAGGATGACATCTTAAATGAAATCAACATTAAATTGTTGGTTGAGTGTGCCCATTCTGCGAAGGATGGAGTCACCCTCAACcttgtattttcattaatttcctCTGTTGCAAAGGTTGTCCCTGAAAAAGTTTTGGAGCATATACTGGATATTCTTACTGTCATTGGAGAATCTGCTGTCTCACAGGTTTGTTGATATATTGTCTCACATTTTTGTGTGTACGTAACAGTGGTGTTTCCTGTTTGATCAATGTGCTGGTGTTCAACTAGAGGtgaaaacaatttaaaatttatcctGGAGACTATGAGCAGCTTAGTAGATATTTTACACAAGTATCCCTCTTCGGGATAAGATTCCCTCCCATTGAACCCTCcaatttttatatgtaagacatttggcatttaaaaatcCAATAAATGTCACATCCATCTGGGTGAAAATGGGGAGTAATTGGAGGGGATCCTTTCCCTTGTACTTCAATTAtgggttaagacttaagagtgaTGCAGGGGAGTCTAGGTTTCACCACCTAGAGCAGCCTGAAAACCTTAGGCCTCACCACTGATGGTTTGCTTGGAATCATATTTAAAAAGCACCACCTGGAGCCTTTTGTAGAGTTTCCAGGAATAAAGGATCATGTCCCATTAAGCTCTCAACTAAAGATAATCTAAAAACTTATTCCTATCTTGAAAGATATGAAACCTAATAcctatttgaattcaaaataaaatgaagtatAAAATAATCCAGTCACATAAGTTGAATTAATCcctacctaaaaaaaatataagatgaATTAATCCCATGAAATGTGGTGTCTGCACCAGAGTGTGTCAGTTGCCTGATGTTAAATGTCCCCTTGTCCCCCCATTGGATAAAGTGGTAAACAAAACTTATGCACCCATATGGGGTTGACCCATGACCTCAACCTTTACCCCTTATTCATGGGGGTAAGAAATTCCGTTTAGTCCAATGACTATTGTCtaaaattcaattccattctTGGAATGACAATTCTTTGCCTTAGATTTGTACTAATCCCTTCAATCTTTCTATAGATTGACAGTCATTCGCGGCGTGTATTTGAGGATCTTATATCTGCTGTTGTTCCATTTTGGCTATCTAAGACGCACAACGTGGAAAAATTACTTGAGGTAAACTTTCCACCTTGGTGTTTAGCATTAGCATCTCTTCTACACCATTGGTCGTAATTGTATGTAAGCTAGTTTTCTAATTTGGTTGGGTTTGTCTTTTAGGTTTTTATGAATGTGTTGCCTGAAGTTGCTGAGCACCGGAGGCTGTCAATTGTTGTCTACTTACTAAGGTGCTGTcaagttgttattttttttaactgtacTTCTGTTGTTGGTTCTTCATCTCTTGTTTACGTTAATGTTCTTATCCTCAGGACTCTGGGAGAATGTAGTAGCCTGCCTTCGTTGCTTGTCCTTCTATTCCGTTCATTGGTTTCAAGGAAAGGATTACCTTGTGTTAAAACTTTGCAAAATCCAGATAGTTTCACGTCACTGATGCATAGAGAGTGGGAGTATGTCTTTGCAGTGCAAATTTGTGAGCAATATTCATGCCAGATATGGCTCCCTGCTCTTGTTATGCTGCTTCAACAAATAGGGAAGGGTAATTTGTGCCAAGAACTGTTTATGGAATTGCTGTTTGCCATGCAGTTCACTTTGCACAAAATGCAAGATCCAGAATTTGCGTTCAAGCTTGAATCAGGGGAACGTTCTGATGACATTCAGGTATGTGTCttttactctcttccctctagctttgttaattattaaatgttGGGTTGTTTTCCAAGAACTTGTTGGCTAGATTATGTCCTGTTATCTGCATCCTTACATTATTGTACCCTGCTATCCTGTTGAATGATAAAACTGCAGGATTCCTCTCAAATTGTCACAACAGATGTTGTATTGCCATTCTGATAGAAATGTAGTGCAAAGGGAATCATCTAGTGGATTATAACGTTATTCGTACTTTAAAATAAGTCTATGAATAAATAAAGTTCTTGGAGAAGGGAATGGAAATGGCTGGttttttttgcaattatatTCTTGATTGGTTGATCCATATTTATACACGTCactagatgtgattttttttttttaaagacatgAGATATAATTcatctctcaatttttttctcaatttaatGAAATCGTCCACTTTTGATCTGACTGATGACACTAATATAGGCTCATAATGTGTGCCTTACTATGCTGCTTTCTCCTTGTTTATTGGAGGGTGATGAATGCTAGAACTTTTGATGGTCTAGAGTTATCAATATTTAGATtgatatctgattttttttctcaagatATCTTTAGACGGAATGAAGTCACTTGGGGGATTCCAttctttctctttgttggattttttagaTCATTGTAATTGTATGGATTGATTTTGTGAATCTTCTCTATACTTCCCACATACGACAACTGtatctaattattattattattattatttctttttgttactCTTTTGGGGAGAGGAAGGAGTGGGTCAAATCTGCCACACAGTGACTGGGAacttttggggggggggggtggggtggTGATGGTAGGTGCCAATCAGACTTCAAGTCTGATGGTgtctttataataataaattgcaaTTAATCACCAATAGCATTATAGCTGGTGTTATCAATGGAGGTATCTAGGATTCAAATCTCCCATTCTttgttgtaattattgaattatccaaaaaaaaaaaatcgcaatTAATTATTAAAGAATGTTATCTTCACTACTTCAGTTTCCCATATCCTTCGTGTTTATGTTTGAGCTAACATGAGAGTGACCGTTTGTACTCTTCataaatttaattcttttttacaATCGACATGTTTAGTGCCActcttttatacaaaaaatttttGTGGTCATCATTTTACATGTTTAGTGATCAAAGTAATcgacattttttttatcctttgtgttcatcatcgtgtacataattttttttttctttatcaataaaattgcGTCacttacctttaaaaaaaaatcttttatatatgtCAGAGACTGTTTGAATGAGTAGGGgaagattatttatttatttataagtgtGATCAGGGGAGGATACTGTGACATTGAAGTCCGCTATATCTGTTGCTATCTTTAATTCGCCCCTTTTTTTGTGGGTATGTATGATAGTGAGCACTTATAATTTCAATGACGGTGATTGGTGCTTTAATTTCAGAGGAAACTTGAAGATCTCATGGAACAGGTTGCTCCTCTCTTGCAACTTGTGGATGAAAGTAGGAAGCAAATAAGTATTCCTGTTGCTATCAGGAAAGAATTAAAGGAGTGCATGCGTGTTGTCTTGAGGACTATTACCATGCGTATGATCCCTTCAGCATACTTCAAAGGCATCATCAAATTGCTTGGCCATGCAGATGGAAATGTTAAAAAGAAGGTATTTCCCATGATGCCTTTTGTATATAAGATAATTGAGAAAGACGTGAATTTGGAACTGTGACTGGAGTGCATCTTTTCTTGTCTCTAGTGGACCAGAGATTGTTGACATATAGGATTCTCATAGAATACTTACTATGCTTCACTGTAAATCAGTTGtatgcctatatatatatatttgttgttacTTTTGCAATTTTGGAAATATTTGATTGTGTTATAGATTATTGTGGACTGGAATTCAAAATCAAGTGCATCTTTCTTTATTAATATACGTTACTGATCCCTCTTCTGATATCTGATAAAAGTGGAATACCAATATGAAAACAATTTGAATTGTTTGTAAATTGTACTAGTCTttgtgaaaatgaaaatggaatGGAAAAAGGAAAGATCTTAAGAGGACCCAGAAGTGACAGAAGTAAAATATGTTAACTGGGCACCGTATATCACACCTATACTGCTATTTTATTTGGATAATTATGGTCCTGCAGTGGTTCTGCTCTACCTTATATTTGTCACCAATGAGTGATATCTCAATTGGCACTTTCTCATCACATAATAATTGGATGGaaggtgaggtcatgggtttaAGACCACGGGGTACATGTATaacttatcatttaaaaaaaaaaaacttatatttgtCTATTACTGCATATGCACAATAATAGTAAAATctctttatataataaattatacttTCATGCAGGTTCTTGGACTTCTATGTGAAACAGTTAGGGACCATGACACAGTTAAATTAAAGCATAAGGGCAGAAGACGTCTCAACCCAAATTCAAGTAGTACTTGGCTTCATATGGATGAGAGTTCAGTTGAAACATTTGAGAAGATGTCTTCAGAAATTATTCTGATAGTTGATGAGTCTACTGACGATTCAAATGCTTCCTTGAAACTGGCAGCAGTTTCTGCACTAGAAGTTTTGGCCAACAGGTTTCCTTCTAATTATTCCATCTATAGCATGTCCCTTGCTTCTGTCACAAAAGGTATTACTTCGCACAACTTGGCTGTATCTTCTAGCTGCCTTCGCACAGCTGGTGCTTTGATCAATGTGCTTGGGACAAGGTCACTAGCTGAGCTTCCTCGGATAATGGAGAATTTGATAAAGATTTCGGGCGAAGTGTCTTCATGCTCAGATCTGAAAACAAAATGTGATGATGACAACACCCCTGTTGCAGTATCAACTTCCAAAGATTCTCTTATTTTGTCTATTCTTATCACATTGGAGGCAGTTGTAGACAAGCTTGGTAGTTTTTTGAATCCATATCTTGgagatatcatgaaaattttgGTGCTTCATCCTGAATATTTATCAGAGGCAGACCTAAAGTTGAAACTGAAAGCTGATGTAGTCCGAAAACTGCTCACTGAGAAAATCCCAGTAAGCCTTATATCATAGTCTGATATTTGACCATGTTCTGAAAAACCATTATGTTGAGAtggcttttgtttatttttctgtaTCAAACCTTGTTTTTCTTGTCCAGGTACGGCTTGCACTTCCGCCTTTGCTAAAAATATACTCCAGTGCTGTTCAATCCGGAGATTCAAGCTTGGCAATTGCTTTTGAAATGCTTGCTAACTTTATTGGTTCAATGGATAAATCATCTGTTAGTGGTTACCATGCAAATATTTTTGACCTTTGCTTGCTCGCTCTTGATCTACGCCGTCAACACCCACCTTCAGTTCAAAATATTGATGTTGTAGAAAACAAAGTCATCAATGCAATTATTGTTCTGACCATGCGACTTACTGAGACCGTGTTCAAGCCTCTTTTTGTTAGGAGTATTGAGTGGGCAGACTCAGATGTGGATGAAACTGAAAGTATGGGAAGTTCAAATATTGATAGGGCTATTAGTTTTTATAGCCTGATGAACAAACTTGCAGAGAGCCATCGGTGAGTAAACATCTTGTATATGCTCTTGGTGTTGCTCTATTTATGGTTTCCAGTGTTTCGGTTTTTAAtgatctaatttttctttttttcatgttttgctttcttgctgGTTACCTGGTCTTTTAACACCCAATCTATGTGTTGTTGGTTGAAACTTTTTGCCCTAGATTTGAATTCAGTGGGATCAAAATTATGATGCCTTTACAAGCACCGGATTTAATAATTTGTCCCTTATTGTGTATGTAGCGCATATAGTTAggtgaaatataaaattagttagagATGAACAGTTAGTTACTTTAGCTTGTAGTTTTCACtttgaatcttttcttttctattttattcttttatctctcttGAATTCTAGTAGTTTTAAGTTGATCTTTCATCTGCTAATTGTATGATCAAACATCTATTGAGTTTCTTTGCAAACATTCTCCatgttggttttttttccttcttcttccctctttaggCTCTGAAAGGATtagattgtgtgtgtgtgtgtgtatgtaaatgggttttttttttttttttgataagtaataatgcTTCATTGAGTGTGTATGTAAATGGTACAAGTTTTGTACTACCCATGGTTTTATCTTCAAAACATAAGATAGCTGCATGTATGGGCttgtcaaaaatcaaaatctattCTGAGTTACCGCTCCCTCCTCTCCCAacctctctccctctttttccttcttccccCCCTGCAAGGCTGCAATTATCATTAACATCTCTTGTACCATGGTTACTCTGTGTAAGTAAATTTGTGGTTGTTAATAAGTCTAAGGGCTAGCACAATGGTTAGGGACCAGGCCTCATAAATTGGAGGTTATTGGTTTAACTCCCCCCTCTTTGACCTCTTGGGGCCACTCATCAAATATAATATCTGTATttgttagtaatttttttatgtcagaattgtttttgattttcaatttctGAGAGTGTGAGGGACAGAGActtgtaattttgatttaattaacTTGTATCTATCTATCAATTCTTACATTATAACCAGTCATTTCAATTGTACTTCTCTATGATGCAGGTCTTTATTTGTTCCTTACTTTAAATATTTGCTGGACGGTTGCATACGGCATCTTACTAATGCTGGAGATGCAAAAACTTCTGGTTCTACGCGTAAGAAAAAGAAGGCCAAGGTTATGGAAGCAGGCAATATGAACGAGGAAAACAGTGTGTTATCACTAAGAAATTGGCATCTTAGGGCATTGGTCTTGTCATCGTTACATAAGTGCTTTCTCTATGATACTGGGAGCAAGAAGTTTCTCGACTCTTCAAATTTTCAGGCTAGTCAATTTCTACTTTCTTCTCTGATAATTTTCAAGACTCTGGAATACatttttaacaaacaaaaagCAGCTGCTTCCAGAACTTTCCAAATTTAGATATTTGTTTGGGAATTTTTGAGTTGCATATTGTGGACACTAACAGCAGTTGTTGCAGCATTGCTTCTAATTGCCTATATGTTGGGAGTTTTCCTCTATTGACACTGAAGCCACTGTAGTTCATGATTGAGCTTCTGGAATGTCTTATCACTTGAGTTCTTCTCTTGTTTATTGGTCAcacataataaaattttcagtttcacaagttcaagaaatcaaaagaaaaaagtgcaTGCGCACATGTTGGGTAGTGATAGTTCCTCATGGTTCCAAGTAATTGTTGCAACCTTTGTGGTATTTGTACTAGTGGGGCCTGGATAAATCATTTGTTGGTCTATTCATCAAATACACAAATGCTTTTACTGCCTGGATAAAGTAATTTCCATGCATTTTAACCTTGAATGAGTCTTGTATGTTTTGCATTATAATGGTTGTTATACTGGGCTGATTAAAGCTTTATTCCTATTTTTTCATAGATCATTGTACATTAAAGCATAATAGTTGGTTTGAGATATGAATTACCTGATTCCAATCCAATCCTCTGAAATTTTGGACCAAAAATGGaagcaataaaaaattattggagtttttatttttaacatgtCCTAATTCTATTGACATCTCATTTCTTGGTTGTCTTACTGATTTATTCTTTAAATGCCTTTTCACAGGTTCTATTGAAGCCCATTGTTTCACAGCTTGCCATAGAACCACCCTCTTCTCTTGAAGAGAATCGAAATGTACCATCCACAAAGGAAGTTGATGACTTATTGGTTGTTTGCATAGGTCAGATGGCTGTGACTGCAGGAACTGACCTTTTGTGGAAACCCTTGAACCATGAGGTGAGTTTACAAGCTATTACACTAGTCTGCTGCAATCTCTCATTGGCTTTCATAAGAAAGCTCAGTGTCTTTAGCCTAACTTCTTGGGCTTTAAATAATTGagtttaaatgctaaaaattaaaTGCAAGACATCTTATGTATTAATTGCAAAATTGGAGAAAGATGTGCTCAAATGTGCTTGTCATCTTATATTTTCAATTACCGGTAATATATAATTGCTATGTCTTTTAACTAGTTAGGAATGTTCTTGCATATTGGAATAAAATTTGGAACAATGGTTTGCAAACTCTCATATCTTTTTGCCTTTCAAAAAATGTTATTGCAGGTTTTATTGCAAACTCGTTCTGACATGGTGCGGACTCGAATTTTGGGCCTGAGAATTGTTAAATATCTTCTGGAGAATCTGAAAGAAGAATATCTAGTGTTATTGGCTGAAACCATCCCCTTCCTTGGTGAATTACTTGAGGATGTAGAGCTATCTGTTAAATCTCTAGCACAGGAGATTCTCAAGGACATGGAGTTCTTGAGTGGTGAAAGCCTCCAGGAGTATCTTTGATGTTGTACACTAGCTGAAAATGATTCTCTTTTTTCCCAAGGGTTGACATATTTGGTATAGCAGATATGGGCTTGGGGCTTCAATTTTGGTAGGGTTTTCTAGGAAAGCTGTAAATTGTAGAATTTTGAATTATAGAAGGCTGCTAATTAAGTGCAAGGTGAGGGTTTTGCTGAGAAATCATGGCTATAAGCCCTTGTAGTGAAATTACAGTGTGCAAGGTATTGTCACATTTTTGTTCTTACTACCATATCTATATTAATATACGCAGTTTTAAGGAAACCCTCTCCCGTTGTTACTGTAGTAGCAATACAGCTTATATTAATCAATATTCTATCAAAACTGATTTTGATCTCGGTGTCTCTGATTCTTGTGCTATCCCTATCAAATTCAATTTTGCCAAAACTGAGGGTCATGTAGCTTACAAAACGTCTTTACAAAAAACCTAAGGATTCATTAACAAATTCCAATTGTCAGTTCAATGCGAGAAGCACactttttgaatttcttgaatcAAATTACCAATGATAAAAAAGGATAATTGATTCCATCTAAAATTCTAATAGAATTtgtaaa
This genomic interval carries:
- the LOC142619342 gene encoding uncharacterized protein At3g06530 isoform X3; the encoded protein is MAMTSLAAQLQVIKSFVPGDSQPLKRPFTRPSILYDPKEAADIDVDTILSIAIQGLEVLIDTDERFRNYKNDLFSHKSRELDRDLLGIEENNRINASIGSYLRLLSGYFQLPSALKTLEYLIRRYNVHIYNFEELILGTLPYHDTHAFVRIVQLIDTRNSKWKFLDGVKTTGAPPPRKVIVQQCIRDKGVLEAICDHATPSKKNQPSRFVISFCTAVVVEALGSITTVEDDVVKRILPFVVSGLQPGTKGGSDHKAGALMIVGLLANKVALSPKLVKSLIRSISELAREDAKESTDLQWFRLSLLALINLVQMQNFDVFPKKALDILKDIRDLAVILLGLSKEFNIDKFLHMLFEVLVDCSSSDELCHLALVSMIETVPVKDEVFHVVSKVLLSCLKLSQKIGDPGSSESGSWAKRILVVVNKHYPSELRAAIRKFLEDVKGESTYEILGKVLDTNLDMSLGISDSKFWLALHHPKSLVTIEDAILRQLHDDDLTVVRAALSLDELSDMISSSDLLKELQYVLKRCIGILMSSSSDKNSLATDVAILCLENANSKFGQDDDYLKTFAAMLFPLLLILPKTQRLNLKALQLAKEVKWPLYQNLAVAPSAEMKLQFGTLSSINMKTVTSLAEAFLMHPEEHMAWLNKINNDFQLLKTHLLFMLMQSFIMMKNERGQFSILFEAVFPFLKREWEAFESVGDVSVEEFKSEIQNWDGKRFLEQLSDTKLRALNTNILIFIFWKLLEALSEIPGDVLVDDNDKWVSILEDLFIFFSTSKYKHVFKEHLHYLVKSCKVIAPARFLSRFFTEEGGPVAVKLESLRCFSFLCSHLQDNLSIQFFPSVLVPLASDNQDIKIAAMNCIEGLQAQWARVDFSSKKNGNSAIWSHFLDELLGLMVQQKRLILSDKQFLPSLLESLISSSCSSLLVPQNIQQRFDQSTKEKILAFLLRSALSMSNYGKLMILSLLKGIGSTIMVYKDVYSVLSLLLERRSRCYFDLDKSCQKLSKSEIEMLCLLLEICAVPSLSGGYALEDHLFQALRLDSMGSEDPAVIQPCITVLKKLNGDLYTELKKDMQDLLFYRLVFLFRNANGDVQNATREALLRLNILQISCSTVGKMLDFVFKQESLAISSVNGKKKKSNVHSWSNLSPDVICKGEDALSFLSSLLDFLLLKKDIADRDSLIGPLFKPLGKVFSDEWIGGTLTRDDKLVQVSPSISQSMSSTICYIQQTLLIILEDICASLINAVPIKDDILNEINIKLLVECAHSAKDGVTLNLVFSLISSVAKVVPEKVLEHILDILTVIGESAVSQIDSHSRRVFEDLISAVVPFWLSKTHNVEKLLEVFMNVLPEVAEHRRLSIVVYLLRTLGECSSLPSLLVLLFRSLVSRKGLPCVKTLQNPDSFTSLMHREWEYVFAVQICEQYSCQIWLPALVMLLQQIGKGNLCQELFMELLFAMQFTLHKMQDPEFAFKLESGERSDDIQRKLEDLMEQVAPLLQLVDESRKQISIPVAIRKELKECMRVVLRTITMRMIPSAYFKGIIKLLGHADGNVKKKVLGLLCETVRDHDTVKLKHKGRRRLNPNSSSTWLHMDESSVETFEKMSSEIILIVDESTDDSNASLKLAAVSALEVLANRFPSNYSIYSMSLASVTKGITSHNLAVSSSCLRTAGALINVLGTRSLAELPRIMENLIKISGEVSSCSDLKTKCDDDNTPVAVSTSKDSLILSILITLEAVVDKLGSFLNPYLGDIMKILVLHPEYLSEADLKLKLKADVVRKLLTEKIPVRLALPPLLKIYSSAVQSGDSSLAIAFEMLANFIGSMDKSSVSGYHANIFDLCLLALDLRRQHPPSVQNIDVVENKVINAIIVLTMRLTETVFKPLFVRSIEWADSDVDETESMGSSNIDRAISFYSLMNKLAESHRSLFVPYFKYLLDGCIRHLTNAGDAKTSGSTRKKKKAKVMEAGNMNEENSVLSLRNWHLRALVLSSLHKCFLYDTGSKKFLDSSNFQVLLKPIVSQLAIEPPSSLEENRNVPSTKEVDDLLVVCIGQMAVTAGTDLLWKPLNHEVLLQTRSDMVRTRILGLRIVKYLLENLKEEYLVLLAETIPFLGELLEDVELSVKSLAQEILKDMEFLSGESLQEYL